The Monomorium pharaonis isolate MP-MQ-018 chromosome 5, ASM1337386v2, whole genome shotgun sequence genome includes a window with the following:
- the LOC105837263 gene encoding transmembrane protein 94 isoform X2, whose protein sequence is MEGERLIGNDTRKDENAEAKPRGQTLGLTTVVALDTLHRDVKRVLQEYEEDHRRNRKYTAWLKDTLHHRSQYTTLCWTSAIALLINAIILIVAFFTLNETCDWTLFACWDDSSINGYCCRYSTLPYEGLIVCCLVVLNFILVVSDNKLRHEEIPHRVKILLDQLSVARSTCQWRSENYPHLCSPQSPCLTLQWTYRDGEVVNLPWALLVAGDIIVMKPGQQAPGYCVPYDDPEAPVLHARETYSAPVHSANEIFSTPQPRAPLRSKIYKLQETPYLANLRMALDQALDRPVTYYNRKRHLLMICCIEHLTYPILMIIILVVNLLRYLYLTDYFGTGHWSEMFLLQPIAVSLPLLPLVFPACWIFLNCFGMARFKALFKLYLSAKKLQFVDPFEDTDINGPSHPDVVYNWLELKEYFFDIFFGKEHMMSRSASILHVLGSVTALCCVDKKGILSWPNPTAEKVFFLRNANVLSPSSSTGSVDKTTDTKNQDSEETKVNSNRTSYAQHDMSHSTAEVLDLTHDHALPFRLQFDDHSWRQHLNSLKPLGLAILLNTCNMDTQEHYMQFCCHVTCEALYNENLVPVTNRRCLCELAKQIGFQDQAQKIFQLEQQLCTFRHVQPEMVRRDIKFARSLSIATKLKFPFPHMVAVVVKERTGGGLQLLTQGTADIILDSCIEYWDGHDLCPLSASDRKKVQDFYQRTSLTSYCTAFAYRPLTRAISDKMSEIYLELPADSKHLYTPHRSPTPLPWDFRNVLDPRARGILGQFHSTDSLLCNENKDDDVSDVESCFEVQCNQVFIGMVTMQYQAQTDMVQLIEQLDMACIRFVHFSKENELRSRVFSEKMGLESGWNCHISLLSEGARSESPVGWWVSQAAAMSSPTPSPTAQSHQPNYSCMDEASHLLNRVLPRTNLNNSRAMSMSAPSAINTDFSTVKFDDETTEWNNTGASQVKSTMSHRDNKLSSREQDTVRSEDSVLVQSVDLGSGQEAWRSLSCLTDSTEQSAPVNFDLSNRAKLPRGIEKIRPHIELIDNVPLLVSLFTDCNTTVTREMLHIMQDYGEVVCVLGSSANADNMPIFMQADAGVAVEPLYPQVCQKVPVLVPTTESQGISPVDLSRALNSVTCSLSVKREDPVAIFHLIMEARHYMKNLWNCIQFWLCCLVTLSFVQILSAFLLLPPLFSIDQVLWLCCLIIPILSTSMIATPIDPTIMQRATGKNQCVVNGEVMLFVLWCYGSKFLSTVIAVILSQCISFLTLCPVYVPQNSKCLYIYPDPRDQIWGGWGSKPIVILVVQHFALTLIVLHFVTISVSFVHREYSIWKKNPMSNCTWFLGVFIVLCAQAVFSGMAFRRFWREEDKKIDNFPIHIPLFFLLSVPLTFAINELIKWQEIKVNVRYQKRARLEFGTKLGMNSPF, encoded by the exons ATGGAGGGCGAACGTCTGATTGGCAACGATACGAGAAAAGATGAGAATGCAGAGGCTAAACCCAGGGGGCAGACTTTAGGCTTGACCACCGTGGTAGCCCTGGATACTCTGCATCGCGACGTTAAACGTGTTCTACAGGAGTATGAGGAGGATCACAGGAGAAATAG GAAGTATACAGCTTGGCTGAAGGACACCTTGCATCATCGCAGCCAGTATACCACACTCTGTTGGACCTCTGCGATTGCGCTACTGATCAATGCCATCATCCTCATTGTTGCGTTTTTCACGCTCAATGAAACATG TGACTGGACCCTATTTGCTTGCTGGGACGACAGCTCCATAAATGGGTATTGTTGCAGGTATTCAACACTGCCGTACGAAGGACTGATAGTCTGTTGTTTAGTAGTATTGAATTTTATCTTAGTAGTATCGGATAACAAATTGCGACACGAGGAAATCCCTCATAGAGTCAAAATTCTTCTTGATCAACTCAGTG tTGCACGTTCCACGTGCCAATGGAGATCAGAGAATTATCCACATCTATGCAGTCCTCAATCCCCTTGTCTAACTTTGCAATGGACATATCGTGACGGTGAAGTAGTCAACTTGCCGTGGGCTTTGTTAGTTGCTGGTGACATAATTGTGATGAAGCCCGGCCAACAAGCACCTGGATATTGTGTGCCATACGAT GATCCAGAAGCACCTGTCTTGCACGCTAGAGAGACTTATAGCGCGCCGGTACACAGTGCGAACGAAATCTTCTCCACGCCGCAACCCCGCGCGCCTCTGAGGAGCAAGATCTACAAACTTCAAGAAACGCCATACCTGGCGAATCTACGAATGGCGTTGGATCAAGCTCTTGATCGACCAGTTACTTATTACAATCGCAAACGTCACTTGCTGATGATCTGCTGCATTGAACACTTGACCTATCCAATACTTATGATTATTATCCTCGTGGTGAATCTGCTTCGTTACCTGTACTTGACAGATTACTTCGGTACCGGTCACTGGAGTGAGATGTTCCTGTTGCAACCGATCGCCGTGAGTCTTCCGTTGCTGCCGTTGGTGTTTCCCGCCTGCTGGATATTTCTCAACTGTTTCGGCATGGCCCGCTTCAAAGCGTTGTTCAAGCTTTATCTGTCTGCAAAAAAGCTTCAG tTTGTAGATCCTTTTGAAGACACAGATATAAATGGTCCCAGTCATCCGGATGTAGTGTACAATTGGCTAGAGCTCAAGGAATACttctttgacattttttttggCAAGGAGCACATGATGTCGCGTTCGGCGAGCATTTTGCACGTCTTGGGCTCTGTGACC gcACTATGCTGTGTAGATAAGAAGGGAATTCTCTCATGGCCTAATCCTACGGCGGAGAAAGTATTTTTCCTACGTAACGCCAATGTCTTGTCGCCGAGCTCGAG TACCGGCAGCGTGGACAAGACGACTGACACCAAGAACCAGGATTCCGAAGAGACCAAAGTGAACTCGAACAGAACGTCCTATGCACAGCATG ATATGTCGCACTCCACTGCCGAGGTCCTGGATCTTACTCACGACCATGCCCTGCCGTTCCGGCTGCAGTTTGACGATCACTCGTGGCGGCAGCATCTGAACTCGTTGAAACCGCTTGGCCTGGCGATCCTCCTCAACACGTGCAACATGGACACGCAGGAGCACTACATGCAGTTTTGCTGCCATGTCACCTGCGAGGCTCTTTACAACGAGAACCTGGTTCCGGTGACAAACAGACG ATGTCTGTGCGAATTGGCGAAGCAGATCGGCTTCCAGGACCAAGCGCAGAAGATCTTTCAACTGGAGCAGCAACTATGTACATTTAGACATGTG CAACCAGAGATGGTCAGGCGGGACATAAAGTTTGCGCGTTCGCTGAGCATTGCAACAAAGCTGAAGTTTCCGTTTCCTCATATGGTCGCCGTGGTCGTGAAGGAACGCACCGGCGGCGGTCTGCAATTGTTGACGCAGGGAACGGCCGACATAATTCTGGACTCGTGCATCGAGTACTGGGATGGTCACGATCTTTGTCCTCTTTCCGCATCAGACAG GAAAAAGGTGCAAGACTTTTACCAAAGGACGAGCCTAACCTCGTATTGCACCGCGTTTGCTTACCGACCATTGACGCGCGCCATTAGCGACAAGATGTCTGAGATATATCTGGAGTTGCCCGCAGATAGCAAGCATTTGTACACGCCTCATAGAAGTCCGACGCCCTTACCGTGGGATTTTAGAAATGTTCTCGATCCCCGAGCACGTGGAATACTGGGGCAGTTTCATTCGACAG ATTCTTTGTTGTGTAACGAAAATAAAGATGATGACGTGAGCGACGTCGAAAGTTGCTTCGAAGTTCAATGTAATCAGGTCTTCATCGGAATGGTCACCATGCAATATCAGGCGCAAACCGATATG GTGCAACTGATCGAGCAATTGGACATGGCATGCATAAGATTCGTACACTTCAGCAAGGAGAACGAGTTGCGTTCGCGTGTTTTCTCAGAGAAGATGGGTCTGGAGAGCGGTTGGAATTGTCACATCTCGTTACTCAGCGAAGGCGCCAG GTCCGAGAGTCCAGTGGGTTGGTGGGTGAGCCAGGCGGCAGCCATGTCCTCACCCACTCCCTCACCCACGGCCCAATCTCATCAGCCTAATTACTCCTGCATGGACGAGGCCAGCCACTTGCTTAATCGTGTCTTACCTCG cACTAATCTGAACAACAGTCGCGCGATGAGCATGTCAGCACCGAGCGCTATCAACACGGACTTCTCGACGGTGAAGTTCGACGACGAGACCACCGAGTGGAACAACACGGGCGCCTCGCAGGTCAAGAGCACCATGAGTCACAG AGATAACAAACTGTCGAGCAGGGAGCAAGACACGGTGCGAAGCGAAGACAGCGTTCTGGTGCAGAGTGTCGATCTGGGATCAGGTCAGGAAGCTTGGAGATCCCTAAGCTGCCTCACCGACAGCACTGAACAAAGCGCGCCGGTCAACTTCGACCTGTCAAACAGG GCTAAACTGCCGAGAGGCATAGAAAAGATACGTCCGCACATCGAGCTGATAGACAATGTCCCTTTGCTCGTGTCCCTGTTCACCGATTGCAACACCACAGTGACTCGCGAGATGTTGCATATCATGCAGGATTATGGCGAGGTGGTGTGTGTGCTTGGCTCCTCCGCCAACGCCGATAATATGCCGATCTTCATGCAAGCCGACGCAGG AGTGGCGGTGGAGCCCTTGTACCCCCAGGTATGTCAAAAAGTGCCCGTATTGGTGCCCACCACGGAGAGTCAGGGAATTTCTCCCGTGGACTTGAGCAGAGCGCTCAACTCCGTTACGTGTTCCTTGAGCGTCAAACGCGAGGACCCTGTGGCAATCTTTCATCTTATTATGGAG GCTCGtcattacatgaaaaatttatggaaTTGTATACAATTCTGGCTGTGCTGCTTGGTAACGCTTTCGTTTGTGCAAATATTGTCGGCGTTTTTGCTGCTACCGCCGCTATTCTCCATCGATCAGGTGCTCTGGCTGTGCTGCTTAATAATTCCCATATTGTCGACATCCATGATCGCCACGCCGATAGATCCGACGATAATGCAACGCGCGACCGGGAAGAATCAATGCGTGGTCAACGGAGAG GTTATGCTGTTTGTGCTATGGTGTTACGGTAGCAAGTTCTTGTCGACGGTGATCGCGGTGATCCTCTCGCAGTGCATCTCGTTCCTGACGCTTTGCCCTGTCTATGTGCCACAGAACTCCAAGTGCCTGTACATATATCCGGATCCGCGGGACCAGATTTGGGGTGGCTGGGGTAGCAAGCCGATCGTCATTCTGGTCGTGCAGCATTTCGCCCTTACGCTTATAGTCCTGCACTTCG ttaCGATATCTGTCAGCTTTGTGCATAGGGAATACTCGATATGGAAGAAAAATCCTATGAGCAATTGCACCTGGTTTCTTGGTGTATTTATTGT ATTGTGTGCGCAAGCGGTGTTCTCTGGTATGGCGTTCCGCAGATTTTGGCGAGAGGAGGACAAAAAGATCGACAACTTCCCGATACATATACCATTGTTCTTTCTACTCTCTGTCCCGCTGACATTCGCGATTAATGAGCTGATCAAATGGCAAGAGATCAA GGTGAACGTTAGATACCAGAAACGGGCGCGTTTGGAATTTGGTACGAAATTGGGAATGAATTCGCCGTTTTAA
- the LOC105837263 gene encoding transmembrane protein 94 isoform X7 — translation MEGERLIGNDTRKDENAEAKPRGQTLGLTTVVALDTLHRDVKRVLQEYEEDHRRNRKYTAWLKDTLHHRSQYTTLCWTSAIALLINAIILIVAFFTLNETCDWTLFACWDDSSINGYCCRYSTLPYEGLIVCCLVVLNFILVVSDNKLRHEEIPHRVKILLDQLSVARSTCQWRSENYPHLCSPQSPCLTLQWTYRDGEVVNLPWALLVAGDIIVMKPGQQAPGYCVPYDDPEAPVLHARETYSAPVHSANEIFSTPQPRAPLRSKIYKLQETPYLANLRMALDQALDRPVTYYNRKRHLLMICCIEHLTYPILMIIILVVNLLRYLYLTDYFGTGHWSEMFLLQPIAVSLPLLPLVFPACWIFLNCFGMARFKALFKLYLSAKKLQFVDPFEDTDINGPSHPDVVYNWLELKEYFFDIFFGKEHMMSRSASILHVLGSVTALCCVDKKGILSWPNPTAEKVFFLRNANVLSPSSSTGSVDKTTDTKNQDSEETKVNSNRTSYAQHDMSHSTAEVLDLTHDHALPFRLQFDDHSWRQHLNSLKPLGLAILLNTCNMDTQEHYMQFCCHVTCEALYNENLVPVTNRRRCLCELAKQIGFQDQAQKIFQLEQQLCTFRHVQPEMVRRDIKFARSLSIATKLKFPFPHMVAVVVKERTGGGLQLLTQGTADIILDSCIEYWDGHDLCPLSASDRKKVQDFYQRTSLTSYCTAFAYRPLTRAISDKMSEIYLELPADSKHLYTPHRSPTPLPWDFRNVLDPRARGILGQFHSTDSLLCNENKDDDVSDVESCFEVQCNQVFIGMVTMQYQAQTDMVQLIEQLDMACIRFVHFSKENELRSRVFSEKMGLESGWNCHISLLSEGASTNLNNSRAMSMSAPSAINTDFSTVKFDDETTEWNNTGASQVKSTMSHRDNKLSSREQDTVRSEDSVLVQSVDLGSGQEAWRSLSCLTDSTEQSAPVNFDLSNRAKLPRGIEKIRPHIELIDNVPLLVSLFTDCNTTVTREMLHIMQDYGEVVCVLGSSANADNMPIFMQADAGVAVEPLYPQVCQKVPVLVPTTESQGISPVDLSRALNSVTCSLSVKREDPVAIFHLIMEARHYMKNLWNCIQFWLCCLVTLSFVQILSAFLLLPPLFSIDQVLWLCCLIIPILSTSMIATPIDPTIMQRATGKNQCVVNGEVMLFVLWCYGSKFLSTVIAVILSQCISFLTLCPVYVPQNSKCLYIYPDPRDQIWGGWGSKPIVILVVQHFALTLIVLHFVTISVSFVHREYSIWKKNPMSNCTWFLGVFIVLCAQAVFSGMAFRRFWREEDKKIDNFPIHIPLFFLLSVPLTFAINELIKWQEIKVNVRYQKRARLEFGTKLGMNSPF, via the exons ATGGAGGGCGAACGTCTGATTGGCAACGATACGAGAAAAGATGAGAATGCAGAGGCTAAACCCAGGGGGCAGACTTTAGGCTTGACCACCGTGGTAGCCCTGGATACTCTGCATCGCGACGTTAAACGTGTTCTACAGGAGTATGAGGAGGATCACAGGAGAAATAG GAAGTATACAGCTTGGCTGAAGGACACCTTGCATCATCGCAGCCAGTATACCACACTCTGTTGGACCTCTGCGATTGCGCTACTGATCAATGCCATCATCCTCATTGTTGCGTTTTTCACGCTCAATGAAACATG TGACTGGACCCTATTTGCTTGCTGGGACGACAGCTCCATAAATGGGTATTGTTGCAGGTATTCAACACTGCCGTACGAAGGACTGATAGTCTGTTGTTTAGTAGTATTGAATTTTATCTTAGTAGTATCGGATAACAAATTGCGACACGAGGAAATCCCTCATAGAGTCAAAATTCTTCTTGATCAACTCAGTG tTGCACGTTCCACGTGCCAATGGAGATCAGAGAATTATCCACATCTATGCAGTCCTCAATCCCCTTGTCTAACTTTGCAATGGACATATCGTGACGGTGAAGTAGTCAACTTGCCGTGGGCTTTGTTAGTTGCTGGTGACATAATTGTGATGAAGCCCGGCCAACAAGCACCTGGATATTGTGTGCCATACGAT GATCCAGAAGCACCTGTCTTGCACGCTAGAGAGACTTATAGCGCGCCGGTACACAGTGCGAACGAAATCTTCTCCACGCCGCAACCCCGCGCGCCTCTGAGGAGCAAGATCTACAAACTTCAAGAAACGCCATACCTGGCGAATCTACGAATGGCGTTGGATCAAGCTCTTGATCGACCAGTTACTTATTACAATCGCAAACGTCACTTGCTGATGATCTGCTGCATTGAACACTTGACCTATCCAATACTTATGATTATTATCCTCGTGGTGAATCTGCTTCGTTACCTGTACTTGACAGATTACTTCGGTACCGGTCACTGGAGTGAGATGTTCCTGTTGCAACCGATCGCCGTGAGTCTTCCGTTGCTGCCGTTGGTGTTTCCCGCCTGCTGGATATTTCTCAACTGTTTCGGCATGGCCCGCTTCAAAGCGTTGTTCAAGCTTTATCTGTCTGCAAAAAAGCTTCAG tTTGTAGATCCTTTTGAAGACACAGATATAAATGGTCCCAGTCATCCGGATGTAGTGTACAATTGGCTAGAGCTCAAGGAATACttctttgacattttttttggCAAGGAGCACATGATGTCGCGTTCGGCGAGCATTTTGCACGTCTTGGGCTCTGTGACC gcACTATGCTGTGTAGATAAGAAGGGAATTCTCTCATGGCCTAATCCTACGGCGGAGAAAGTATTTTTCCTACGTAACGCCAATGTCTTGTCGCCGAGCTCGAG TACCGGCAGCGTGGACAAGACGACTGACACCAAGAACCAGGATTCCGAAGAGACCAAAGTGAACTCGAACAGAACGTCCTATGCACAGCATG ATATGTCGCACTCCACTGCCGAGGTCCTGGATCTTACTCACGACCATGCCCTGCCGTTCCGGCTGCAGTTTGACGATCACTCGTGGCGGCAGCATCTGAACTCGTTGAAACCGCTTGGCCTGGCGATCCTCCTCAACACGTGCAACATGGACACGCAGGAGCACTACATGCAGTTTTGCTGCCATGTCACCTGCGAGGCTCTTTACAACGAGAACCTGGTTCCGGTGACAAACAGACG caGATGTCTGTGCGAATTGGCGAAGCAGATCGGCTTCCAGGACCAAGCGCAGAAGATCTTTCAACTGGAGCAGCAACTATGTACATTTAGACATGTG CAACCAGAGATGGTCAGGCGGGACATAAAGTTTGCGCGTTCGCTGAGCATTGCAACAAAGCTGAAGTTTCCGTTTCCTCATATGGTCGCCGTGGTCGTGAAGGAACGCACCGGCGGCGGTCTGCAATTGTTGACGCAGGGAACGGCCGACATAATTCTGGACTCGTGCATCGAGTACTGGGATGGTCACGATCTTTGTCCTCTTTCCGCATCAGACAG GAAAAAGGTGCAAGACTTTTACCAAAGGACGAGCCTAACCTCGTATTGCACCGCGTTTGCTTACCGACCATTGACGCGCGCCATTAGCGACAAGATGTCTGAGATATATCTGGAGTTGCCCGCAGATAGCAAGCATTTGTACACGCCTCATAGAAGTCCGACGCCCTTACCGTGGGATTTTAGAAATGTTCTCGATCCCCGAGCACGTGGAATACTGGGGCAGTTTCATTCGACAG ATTCTTTGTTGTGTAACGAAAATAAAGATGATGACGTGAGCGACGTCGAAAGTTGCTTCGAAGTTCAATGTAATCAGGTCTTCATCGGAATGGTCACCATGCAATATCAGGCGCAAACCGATATG GTGCAACTGATCGAGCAATTGGACATGGCATGCATAAGATTCGTACACTTCAGCAAGGAGAACGAGTTGCGTTCGCGTGTTTTCTCAGAGAAGATGGGTCTGGAGAGCGGTTGGAATTGTCACATCTCGTTACTCAGCGAAGGCGCCAG cACTAATCTGAACAACAGTCGCGCGATGAGCATGTCAGCACCGAGCGCTATCAACACGGACTTCTCGACGGTGAAGTTCGACGACGAGACCACCGAGTGGAACAACACGGGCGCCTCGCAGGTCAAGAGCACCATGAGTCACAG AGATAACAAACTGTCGAGCAGGGAGCAAGACACGGTGCGAAGCGAAGACAGCGTTCTGGTGCAGAGTGTCGATCTGGGATCAGGTCAGGAAGCTTGGAGATCCCTAAGCTGCCTCACCGACAGCACTGAACAAAGCGCGCCGGTCAACTTCGACCTGTCAAACAGG GCTAAACTGCCGAGAGGCATAGAAAAGATACGTCCGCACATCGAGCTGATAGACAATGTCCCTTTGCTCGTGTCCCTGTTCACCGATTGCAACACCACAGTGACTCGCGAGATGTTGCATATCATGCAGGATTATGGCGAGGTGGTGTGTGTGCTTGGCTCCTCCGCCAACGCCGATAATATGCCGATCTTCATGCAAGCCGACGCAGG AGTGGCGGTGGAGCCCTTGTACCCCCAGGTATGTCAAAAAGTGCCCGTATTGGTGCCCACCACGGAGAGTCAGGGAATTTCTCCCGTGGACTTGAGCAGAGCGCTCAACTCCGTTACGTGTTCCTTGAGCGTCAAACGCGAGGACCCTGTGGCAATCTTTCATCTTATTATGGAG GCTCGtcattacatgaaaaatttatggaaTTGTATACAATTCTGGCTGTGCTGCTTGGTAACGCTTTCGTTTGTGCAAATATTGTCGGCGTTTTTGCTGCTACCGCCGCTATTCTCCATCGATCAGGTGCTCTGGCTGTGCTGCTTAATAATTCCCATATTGTCGACATCCATGATCGCCACGCCGATAGATCCGACGATAATGCAACGCGCGACCGGGAAGAATCAATGCGTGGTCAACGGAGAG GTTATGCTGTTTGTGCTATGGTGTTACGGTAGCAAGTTCTTGTCGACGGTGATCGCGGTGATCCTCTCGCAGTGCATCTCGTTCCTGACGCTTTGCCCTGTCTATGTGCCACAGAACTCCAAGTGCCTGTACATATATCCGGATCCGCGGGACCAGATTTGGGGTGGCTGGGGTAGCAAGCCGATCGTCATTCTGGTCGTGCAGCATTTCGCCCTTACGCTTATAGTCCTGCACTTCG ttaCGATATCTGTCAGCTTTGTGCATAGGGAATACTCGATATGGAAGAAAAATCCTATGAGCAATTGCACCTGGTTTCTTGGTGTATTTATTGT ATTGTGTGCGCAAGCGGTGTTCTCTGGTATGGCGTTCCGCAGATTTTGGCGAGAGGAGGACAAAAAGATCGACAACTTCCCGATACATATACCATTGTTCTTTCTACTCTCTGTCCCGCTGACATTCGCGATTAATGAGCTGATCAAATGGCAAGAGATCAA GGTGAACGTTAGATACCAGAAACGGGCGCGTTTGGAATTTGGTACGAAATTGGGAATGAATTCGCCGTTTTAA